From one Streptomyces sp. NBC_01478 genomic stretch:
- the mvk gene encoding mevalonate kinase, which produces MTLPTSAEGVPDSRRTRSVGIGRAHAKAILLGEHAVVYGAPALALPIPQLTVTASAGWSSQPGDGQGDLSYTVTGSPSRAMVTQASDGLRRLTAEFKTRMGVSGRPHLDVILDGAIPHGRGLGSSAASSRAIAFALADLFGRELDEATAFELVQTAENMAHGRASGVDAMTVGALRPLLFQAGRTRELKLGCEGLFIVADSGEPGSTREAVELLREGFGRRPGARARFVRRASGLAEEARLALAEGRAGDLGRRMTDYHALLRAARLSTGPIERLVDAALGAGSLGAKITGGGLGGCMIALAPPQRAREVTRRLHEAGAVQTWLVPLKGLDNHAP; this is translated from the coding sequence TTGACTCTACCGACCTCGGCGGAGGGGGTGCCGGACAGCCGCCGGACCCGCTCGGTCGGCATCGGCCGCGCCCACGCCAAGGCGATCCTGCTGGGAGAGCACGCGGTCGTCTACGGAGCCCCGGCGCTCGCCCTGCCCATCCCGCAGCTCACGGTCACCGCCAGTGCCGGATGGTCCTCCCAACCCGGCGACGGGCAGGGCGACTTGTCCTACACGGTGACCGGTTCCCCCTCGCGGGCGATGGTGACGCAGGCCTCCGACGGCCTGCGCCGGCTGACCGCGGAGTTCAAGACGCGGATGGGCGTGAGCGGCCGGCCGCATCTGGACGTGATCCTCGACGGTGCGATCCCGCACGGCCGGGGGCTGGGCTCCAGCGCGGCCAGTTCGCGGGCGATCGCGTTCGCGCTGGCCGACCTCTTCGGCCGGGAGCTGGACGAGGCCACGGCGTTCGAACTGGTGCAGACGGCCGAGAACATGGCGCACGGCAGGGCCAGCGGTGTCGACGCCATGACCGTCGGCGCGCTGCGCCCGCTGCTGTTCCAGGCGGGCCGGACACGGGAGCTGAAGCTGGGCTGCGAGGGCCTGTTCATCGTCGCGGACAGCGGTGAGCCGGGCAGTACCCGGGAGGCGGTCGAGCTGCTGCGGGAGGGGTTCGGGCGCCGGCCCGGGGCGCGGGCACGGTTCGTGCGGCGGGCCTCGGGGCTGGCCGAGGAGGCCCGGCTGGCCCTCGCCGAGGGCCGGGCCGGTGACCTGGGCCGGCGGATGACGGACTATCACGCGCTGCTGCGGGCGGCCCGCCTGAGCACCGGCCCCATCGAGCGGCTGGTCGACGCCGCGCTGGGGGCGGGCAGCCTCGGCGCCAAGATCACCGGCGGTGGTCTGGGCGGCTGCATGATCGCGCTGGCCCCGCCGCAGCGGGCCCGCGAGGTCACCCGGCGGCTGCACGAGGCAGGCGCCGTACAGACATGGCTCGTACCGCTGAAGGGGCTCGACAACCATGCGCCGTGA